From one Atribacterota bacterium genomic stretch:
- a CDS encoding KamA family radical SAM protein, translated as MQIQEKQINELWAAMPEIREILSESKNEKEARKKLFNYCKDLEWDYREGKKSLHKLDYSTTLEAIKVFTNLISLRNEQIAGFSTLKHLWELANNNSEVKVSESFLEEFRHLFLAMAGKANIARGWLGPILEKDGIKMIDFQKIKGREAGKARSAYLDSLYNKVNSYINRYPTGLDKSIIDQRSKNTEKIMQYFSASEDDWYDYNWHIKNIFKDKDGLNALKELIPMTDDDIQAIEISLEQGIPFGITPYYLSLFDFNRDDRKYDYQVRSQVIPPMHYVKLMEEHRQERNYYFDFMGEHDTSPEELITRRYPMISILKPYDTCPQICVYCQRNWEITGPMLPEGMPTKEKIDKALSWFSNHPAMRDVLVTGGDPLALDDELIKYIMDKLCSFEQVINIRWGSRIFVTLPQRITHKLADLLSSYVEPGKRNVAMVTHIESAAEVTPDLAEAVTKMRNRGIYVYNQLVYTLETSRRFQNASTRIAMKKAGVDPYYTFYPKGKDEHKDYLVPVARLWQERKEEARLLPGIFRTDEPVFNVPRLGKNHVRAWQDRELIALTPEGQRVYLWHPWEKGIAPVEPYVYRDIAIKDYLNELKRRGENIEEYDSIWYYY; from the coding sequence ATGCAAATACAAGAAAAACAAATTAATGAATTATGGGCTGCTATGCCCGAAATAAGGGAAATACTAAGTGAGAGTAAAAATGAAAAAGAGGCCAGAAAAAAACTTTTTAATTACTGCAAAGATCTGGAATGGGATTACAGAGAAGGTAAAAAATCCCTGCACAAACTTGATTATAGCACTACTTTAGAGGCTATTAAGGTTTTTACAAATCTTATTTCCCTTCGCAATGAGCAGATTGCTGGATTTAGCACATTGAAGCACCTTTGGGAATTAGCCAATAATAATTCTGAGGTAAAGGTTTCAGAAAGTTTCTTAGAAGAATTCAGACATCTTTTTCTGGCAATGGCTGGGAAGGCAAATATAGCACGAGGTTGGTTGGGTCCAATCTTAGAAAAAGATGGCATTAAAATGATTGATTTTCAAAAAATAAAAGGAAGGGAAGCAGGAAAGGCACGATCTGCATATCTGGATAGTCTTTACAATAAGGTGAATAGTTATATAAACCGTTATCCAACCGGACTTGATAAATCTATAATAGATCAACGCAGTAAAAATACTGAAAAAATAATGCAATATTTTTCGGCAAGTGAAGATGATTGGTATGATTACAATTGGCATATAAAAAATATCTTTAAAGACAAAGATGGACTTAATGCTTTGAAGGAATTAATCCCCATGACTGATGATGATATTCAGGCTATCGAAATCTCGTTAGAGCAAGGAATACCATTTGGAATTACTCCATATTATCTTTCTTTGTTTGATTTTAATCGGGATGATAGAAAGTATGATTATCAAGTTCGTTCCCAGGTAATTCCTCCTATGCATTATGTAAAACTAATGGAAGAACATCGACAAGAACGTAATTACTACTTTGACTTTATGGGTGAACATGACACCTCTCCTGAAGAACTGATTACCCGGCGTTATCCAATGATTTCAATATTAAAACCATATGATACTTGTCCGCAAATATGTGTATACTGTCAAAGAAATTGGGAAATCACCGGTCCAATGTTACCAGAAGGTATGCCAACTAAGGAAAAGATTGATAAAGCCCTTTCCTGGTTTTCTAATCACCCGGCTATGCGGGATGTACTGGTAACTGGTGGAGACCCCTTAGCATTAGATGATGAATTGATAAAATATATTATGGATAAACTCTGCTCTTTTGAACAGGTTATCAATATCCGTTGGGGCAGCCGTATTTTTGTTACATTACCGCAAAGGATTACTCATAAACTTGCTGACCTTTTATCGAGCTATGTTGAACCGGGTAAACGTAATGTCGCTATGGTAACTCATATTGAAAGTGCTGCTGAGGTTACTCCTGATTTAGCAGAAGCAGTCACCAAAATGAGGAATAGAGGTATTTATGTATACAATCAATTAGTCTACACCTTAGAGACCAGTCGGCGTTTCCAGAATGCATCCACACGTATTGCAATGAAAAAGGCAGGTGTAGATCCGTATTACACATTTTATCCAAAAGGCAAGGATGAACACAAAGATTATCTGGTTCCGGTTGCTCGCCTATGGCAGGAAAGAAAAGAGGAAGCTCGTTTATTACCTGGAATATTCCGTACTGATGAACCGGTCTTTAATGTACCTCGTTTAGGGAAAAATCACGTAAGAGCATGGCAGGATCGGGAGTTGATTGCCCTTACACCTGAAGGCCAAAGAGTATATCTGTGGCATCCATGGGAGAAAGGAATAGCTCCTGTTGAACCATACGTCTATCGTGATATTGCTATTAAGGACTATTTAAATGAACTAAAAAGACGTGGAGAAAATATCGAAGAATATGATTCAATCTGGTACTATTACTAA
- a CDS encoding TAXI family TRAP transporter solute-binding subunit, with product MKKIISMLLVFMLMLTIFTTAGFAQTFITFGTGSPGGTYYPLGGAMADLWTRLVEDIDATAESTAASVENCRLTGSDEVQLGMAMGDVAFKAYNGQVQFENDKQPIKALFSMYPAPQHFISIDPEIKSVADLKGKRVSVDAPGSGCETMARLIIEAAGMTYDDMRVSYYSQPEAAQAMKDRNIDALFWNFSYPGSAVQEVTAVRDVFFVPIEQEIIDKLTAEYGYYIAGVIPAGTYKGQDMDVPTIQVGNDVVVNENVSEEVAYLLTKTLFENAEELHNVHPSAKLFLPENGVKTAIPLHPGAAKYFEEVGLGEFVRK from the coding sequence ATGAAAAAAATTATTAGTATGTTATTGGTGTTTATGTTAATGTTGACGATATTTACAACTGCTGGTTTTGCACAAACTTTTATTACCTTTGGAACAGGTAGTCCGGGAGGTACTTATTATCCCCTTGGAGGGGCAATGGCTGATTTATGGACTAGATTAGTGGAAGATATTGATGCTACTGCAGAATCCACAGCAGCATCTGTCGAAAATTGCCGATTAACTGGCAGTGATGAGGTACAGCTAGGAATGGCTATGGGTGATGTAGCTTTTAAAGCTTATAATGGTCAGGTTCAATTCGAAAATGACAAACAACCCATAAAAGCACTCTTTTCAATGTATCCAGCTCCTCAGCATTTCATATCTATTGACCCCGAAATCAAATCTGTAGCAGACTTAAAAGGCAAAAGGGTATCAGTAGATGCACCTGGAAGTGGATGTGAAACTATGGCAAGATTGATAATTGAGGCTGCTGGAATGACATATGATGATATGAGGGTAAGTTATTATTCACAGCCGGAAGCTGCCCAAGCTATGAAAGATAGGAATATTGACGCTCTCTTCTGGAATTTTTCATATCCAGGTTCAGCAGTTCAAGAAGTAACCGCTGTTAGGGATGTATTTTTCGTACCAATTGAACAAGAAATAATAGATAAACTAACTGCAGAATATGGATATTACATTGCAGGAGTTATTCCAGCTGGAACATACAAAGGACAGGATATGGATGTTCCGACTATACAAGTTGGAAATGATGTTGTAGTAAATGAAAATGTTAGCGAAGAGGTGGCATATTTACTTACTAAAACACTTTTTGAAAATGCAGAAGAATTACACAACGTACATCCATCAGCAAAGCTATTTTTACCAGAAAATGGCGTAAAAACAGCAATTCCCTTACATCCTGGGGCTGCTAAATACTTTGAAGAAGTAGGTTTAGGTGAATTTGTTCGCAAATAA
- a CDS encoding DUF1850 domain-containing protein — MNLFANKEMKKARENIFSLAFWLFIICYILSISAVISACQSENHFVLEIVQKDNMDKVLSIKVEPEEIFYLEFRNSRDLNPIIDKFKIGTDGSFYLVEERYPWFGVGQECHPSRDITHEDGMVVVKLNKKLEKLPLRVAYTVDQILKVKNKNYLIGSIAEKGKAIEICISIKGG; from the coding sequence GTGAATTTGTTCGCAAATAAAGAAATGAAAAAAGCCAGAGAAAATATTTTTTCTCTGGCTTTTTGGCTTTTTATTATTTGTTATATTTTATCAATCAGTGCAGTAATATCTGCTTGCCAAAGTGAAAACCATTTTGTTTTGGAAATAGTCCAAAAAGATAACATGGATAAGGTGCTGTCAATTAAAGTAGAACCTGAAGAGATTTTTTATCTTGAATTTAGAAACTCAAGAGATTTAAATCCAATAATAGATAAATTTAAAATTGGAACAGATGGGAGTTTTTACCTGGTTGAAGAAAGGTATCCGTGGTTTGGTGTGGGGCAAGAATGTCATCCTTCAAGAGATATTACTCATGAAGATGGAATGGTTGTGGTGAAATTAAATAAGAAATTAGAAAAATTACCATTGAGAGTTGCTTATACCGTAGATCAGATTTTAAAAGTAAAAAATAAAAATTATTTAATTGGCTCCATTGCCGAAAAAGGAAAGGCAATTGAAATTTGTATTAGTATTAAGGGAGGTTAA
- a CDS encoding TRAP transporter permease → MTKDEKDNENKKSNILNESNNKLAEEIEDIEFKAKRDLVGNWYIPIIISAVGLFIFHMYTGWFGAYFSLIQRSIHFSLILIMTFSLFARSPNIKRDRIQWYDFIFIALSIILCIYILINIHELVWRAGNPNQIDVIFGVILILITLEATRRAVGPPLMYVAIFFLLYALVIGPYMPGRFAHGTFSIRRVAYYLYLTDAGIFGTPLGVSANFVYLFILFGSILNKTGAGKFFIDFATALTGYTRGGPAKAAVVSSGMMGTISGSSTANTVTTGSFTIPLMKNIGYSSVFAGAVEPVASTGGQIMPPIMGAAAFIMAEFLGVPYIEVAKAAILPAIFYYLALFMAVDFRAAKIGLVGLKREQLPSLIKTLKIGWILLAPIFILIYLLINGYSPQKSVVSSILVLLLISMISKKTRMTPKKLLEALTDAGMAATTVAVACAAAGIIVGITTMSGLGLKFTGIVFNLSRGILPIALFLASISSLVLGMGVPTTANYVIMATLIAPALIRLMAENSALILPHLFVFYYGILADITPPVMLAVFAGAAIARAPALKVGVEAMKLALPGYILPFMFIYHPILISWNFMQDFNIGRLIFAIILALCMSLGFAGATQGYFIRKTSILERLMLFIGAFCVIPSQVMTNIIGVGLIGITLIVQILIKPKEMVG, encoded by the coding sequence GTGACCAAAGATGAAAAAGACAATGAAAATAAAAAAAGCAACATATTAAATGAAAGCAATAATAAGCTTGCAGAAGAAATTGAAGACATAGAATTTAAAGCCAAAAGAGATCTGGTAGGGAATTGGTATATCCCAATTATTATTTCTGCTGTCGGATTGTTCATTTTTCATATGTATACTGGTTGGTTTGGTGCATATTTCAGTTTAATACAAAGGTCTATCCATTTTTCGCTAATACTTATTATGACATTTTCTTTATTCGCCAGGTCTCCAAACATTAAAAGAGACAGAATTCAATGGTATGACTTTATTTTTATTGCACTATCAATAATACTTTGTATTTACATTTTAATAAATATTCATGAACTTGTTTGGCGTGCAGGTAATCCAAATCAAATCGACGTAATATTTGGAGTAATACTTATTCTTATAACCCTGGAAGCCACTCGAAGAGCTGTTGGGCCACCTTTAATGTATGTTGCAATTTTTTTCTTGCTTTATGCTCTGGTGATTGGGCCATATATGCCAGGAAGATTTGCTCACGGCACATTCTCGATAAGACGAGTTGCATATTATTTATATTTAACTGATGCTGGTATTTTCGGAACACCGTTGGGAGTATCTGCTAATTTTGTATATCTTTTTATTCTGTTTGGATCAATATTAAATAAAACTGGAGCAGGAAAATTTTTTATTGATTTTGCGACTGCTTTGACTGGATACACCAGAGGAGGACCGGCAAAGGCAGCTGTTGTATCAAGTGGGATGATGGGTACAATATCCGGAAGTTCAACTGCCAATACTGTCACTACCGGAAGTTTTACGATACCGTTAATGAAAAATATTGGTTATAGTTCTGTTTTTGCTGGTGCTGTAGAACCGGTTGCATCTACAGGTGGTCAAATAATGCCTCCTATTATGGGAGCCGCAGCCTTTATTATGGCAGAATTTTTAGGAGTTCCTTATATTGAAGTGGCAAAAGCTGCAATACTACCGGCAATATTCTATTATCTGGCTCTCTTTATGGCTGTTGATTTTAGGGCTGCTAAAATAGGGTTAGTAGGGTTAAAAAGGGAGCAGCTTCCCAGTCTAATAAAAACATTAAAAATTGGCTGGATATTATTAGCTCCTATATTTATTTTAATATATCTATTGATTAATGGCTATTCTCCTCAAAAATCGGTTGTTTCAAGCATACTGGTTCTATTGCTAATAAGTATGATAAGTAAAAAAACAAGAATGACTCCTAAAAAACTATTGGAGGCATTGACTGATGCCGGGATGGCTGCGACGACTGTTGCTGTAGCTTGTGCAGCTGCAGGTATAATTGTTGGAATAACAACCATGTCAGGATTAGGCTTAAAATTCACCGGTATTGTTTTTAATTTATCAAGGGGTATATTGCCTATCGCCTTATTTTTAGCGTCCATATCTTCTTTAGTATTAGGTATGGGTGTTCCGACAACCGCTAATTATGTGATCATGGCAACTCTAATAGCACCTGCATTGATTAGACTTATGGCAGAAAACTCAGCATTAATTCTTCCACATTTGTTTGTATTTTATTATGGTATTCTAGCAGATATAACACCTCCTGTAATGCTGGCTGTATTTGCTGGGGCTGCGATAGCCAGGGCACCTGCTTTAAAGGTTGGAGTGGAGGCTATGAAATTAGCTCTTCCCGGATACATACTTCCTTTTATGTTTATTTATCACCCAATATTGATTTCATGGAATTTTATGCAGGATTTTAATATTGGCAGGCTTATCTTTGCAATAATTCTGGCATTATGTATGTCTTTGGGATTTGCGGGAGCAACCCAGGGATATTTTATCAGGAAGACCAGCATACTGGAAAGGCTAATGCTATTTATTGGTGCATTTTGTGTTATACCTTCTCAGGTAATGACAAATATAATTGGTGTTGGCTTAATTGGAATAACCTTGATAGTGCAAATATTAATTAAACCAAAAGAAATGGTTGGATAA